One genomic window of Gracilinema caldarium DSM 7334 includes the following:
- a CDS encoding YgjV family protein → MNIWIEWFGTFASVVVAISLTLKNIKRLRVVNLIGSLAFAIYGFLISAWPVFGLNAFIVLVNTYYLYVMARDAKKPETFEILFVNLVHDEYAQRFLQFYEADIKKYFPSFPFKGKDDYLASLEACFILRQTVPVSLVVYRREANGDLSILMDYAIPAYRDLKNAKFFLETALKNIARTAKVVHAQAEVPAHETYLKKLGFTKVGTSGSVQLYQKTLG, encoded by the coding sequence ATGAATATCTGGATTGAATGGTTTGGAACCTTTGCGTCGGTCGTAGTTGCCATCAGCTTAACCCTGAAAAATATAAAGCGACTGCGAGTTGTAAATCTTATCGGCTCCCTCGCTTTTGCCATCTACGGTTTTTTAATTTCCGCCTGGCCTGTCTTTGGGCTGAATGCTTTTATCGTGCTCGTAAACACCTACTATTTATACGTGATGGCCCGGGATGCGAAAAAGCCTGAGACCTTCGAGATTCTCTTTGTAAACCTGGTGCATGATGAATATGCCCAACGGTTTTTACAGTTCTATGAGGCGGACATTAAAAAATACTTCCCTTCGTTCCCCTTCAAAGGAAAGGATGATTACCTGGCAAGTCTCGAAGCCTGTTTTATTCTGCGGCAGACTGTGCCCGTATCCCTTGTGGTCTATCGCCGGGAAGCCAACGGAGATCTATCCATATTGATGGATTATGCAATTCCCGCATATCGGGACCTTAAAAACGCCAAATTCTTCCTGGAAACGGCCCTGAAAAACATTGCCCGGACCGCCAAGGTCGTCCATGCCCAGGCTGAAGTCCCGGCCCATGAGACCTACCTTAAGAAGCTGGGCTTTACCAAAGTGGGGACCTCTGGTTCTGTACAACTTTATCAAAAAACTCTCGGATAA
- a CDS encoding glycoside hydrolase family 9 protein — protein sequence MNISVELSYNQYGYPSGAPKIASIQKDAPGPYTWVLKDVLAGSTIAQGTTLPPIKDSFAEDIIHRADFSNIQRPGTYIISIDEKSSAPFRIGNDIYAQLRRDALHFFYLMRSGIELNEAFAGTTWARKPGHLSDADIRAFAGTDAQGTKWQGFPFKIDGSGGWYDAGDFGKYVVNGGISVWTLQNVYERFPHYFSDGDQHIPEQQNSIPDILDECRWELEFMLRMQIPEGFYLSGMAFHKLHDRKWSGVPAELPIYMNNNNDMQDGASWGRFVFEPSTAATLNLAATAAQAARLWKPYDKNFANRCLESAERAWKAACKHPDLLAGNVPGEGGGNYDDTNVLDEFYWAACELFAATGKTEYEAYLRASPYFTTFQGLCNDSASSMTWADTAALGSITLVTAETFLSEIEKKRIKELIIQTAERYETLQRANGYAIPMGISGFVWGSNSVVLNNAIIMALAYEFTGDSKYLSAVNMAMDYILGNNGLRKSFISGYGPASLIHPHHRVWANDPDAGYPPPPPGALAGGPNAQIQDPIAETHNLISRPIPYRYVDEIGSFATNEVAINWNAPLLWVASFLDSRYTSIHYSFQ from the coding sequence ATGAATATTAGTGTTGAACTGAGCTATAATCAATATGGGTACCCATCTGGGGCTCCCAAAATAGCAAGCATCCAGAAGGATGCCCCCGGGCCTTATACATGGGTGCTCAAGGATGTTCTGGCCGGTAGCACCATTGCCCAGGGCACTACCCTGCCGCCTATCAAAGACTCCTTTGCAGAAGATATCATACACCGGGCAGATTTTAGTAATATACAACGACCTGGCACTTATATTATCTCAATTGATGAAAAATCCAGCGCTCCGTTTCGCATTGGTAATGATATATATGCACAATTAAGACGGGATGCTTTGCATTTTTTTTACCTGATGCGTAGCGGTATTGAACTAAACGAAGCTTTTGCGGGAACAACCTGGGCCCGAAAACCAGGGCACCTGAGCGATGCGGATATTCGGGCCTTCGCCGGTACCGATGCCCAGGGAACCAAATGGCAGGGCTTCCCCTTTAAAATCGATGGGTCAGGGGGCTGGTACGATGCGGGAGATTTTGGGAAATATGTCGTTAATGGGGGTATTTCGGTATGGACCCTGCAAAATGTATATGAACGTTTTCCTCACTATTTCTCTGACGGAGACCAACATATTCCAGAACAACAAAACAGTATCCCTGATATTCTGGATGAATGCCGCTGGGAACTGGAATTCATGCTCCGGATGCAGATCCCTGAAGGATTTTACTTGAGCGGCATGGCCTTCCATAAACTCCATGATCGGAAGTGGTCAGGAGTGCCCGCCGAACTGCCCATATACATGAATAATAATAATGACATGCAAGATGGAGCCTCCTGGGGCCGTTTCGTTTTTGAGCCATCCACAGCGGCTACCCTTAATCTGGCTGCCACTGCGGCCCAGGCAGCCCGCTTATGGAAACCCTATGACAAAAACTTTGCCAACCGCTGTCTAGAATCGGCCGAACGAGCATGGAAGGCAGCATGTAAGCACCCCGATCTTTTAGCAGGCAATGTACCTGGTGAAGGCGGGGGAAATTATGATGATACCAATGTTCTGGATGAATTTTACTGGGCAGCCTGTGAACTTTTTGCTGCTACAGGCAAGACTGAATACGAAGCCTATCTACGTGCATCACCCTATTTTACTACTTTTCAGGGTTTATGTAACGATTCGGCTTCTTCCATGACCTGGGCTGATACTGCAGCTCTGGGGAGTATAACCCTGGTAACAGCAGAAACCTTCTTATCAGAAATCGAAAAAAAGCGAATTAAAGAACTTATCATTCAGACTGCAGAACGCTATGAAACATTGCAAAGGGCCAATGGATATGCAATCCCTATGGGGATCTCAGGCTTTGTTTGGGGATCCAACTCAGTGGTTTTGAATAATGCCATCATTATGGCACTGGCTTACGAATTTACCGGTGATTCCAAATATCTTTCTGCGGTCAACATGGCGATGGATTACATCCTTGGGAATAATGGGCTTAGGAAAAGTTTTATTTCCGGATATGGTCCTGCTTCACTCATCCATCCCCACCATCGAGTCTGGGCGAATGATCCTGATGCAGGGTACCCACCGCCACCGCCAGGAGCCCTTGCTGGCGGCCCCAATGCACAGATTCAAGACCCGATAGCTGAAACTCATAATCTCATCAGCAGGCCCATACCCTATCGCTATGTGGATGAAATTGGTTCCTTTGCAACCAATGAAGTGGCGATTAATTGGAATGCACCTCTTCTCTGGGTCGCATCCTTTTTAGATAGTAGGTATACCTCAATTCATTATTCTTTTCAATAA
- a CDS encoding L-threonylcarbamoyladenylate synthase translates to MAELLSTAPEDIERAARALKEGKLVAFPTETVYGLGADATNTTALARVFEAKRRPTFDPLIVHIARSEELPSVADLSQLSAERRTLVTRLIEQFWPGPLTLILPKQPHVPDLATSALPTVAVRLPAHPVAQDLIRRTGLPVAAPSANPFGYLSPTRAEHVKEQLGNKVDFIIDGGRSDVGVESTVLDLSSEEVTILRPGGLARERIESLIGPVHQIDRTTKHPTAPGQLPSHYAPRAALSLYPAGGIPLQFPAQGERTACLFFSDASRAQWLASFQSANPGMEAPLCQVLSHSGSLIEAAANLFDLLHQLDALAVDRILAERVPDRDLGPAINDRLYKARGEAKGNH, encoded by the coding sequence ATGGCAGAACTGCTAAGTACCGCCCCAGAGGATATTGAACGGGCCGCCAGGGCTCTTAAGGAGGGCAAGCTCGTCGCCTTTCCGACAGAAACCGTCTATGGGCTTGGAGCTGATGCAACCAATACCACCGCCCTGGCCCGGGTTTTTGAGGCCAAGCGCCGCCCCACCTTTGACCCTCTTATTGTTCACATCGCCCGGTCGGAGGAGCTTCCTTCAGTGGCTGATCTATCCCAACTGTCGGCGGAGCGGCGCACATTGGTAACCCGACTCATCGAACAATTCTGGCCCGGCCCCCTTACCCTGATTCTTCCGAAACAACCCCATGTCCCGGACCTGGCTACCAGTGCCCTGCCTACCGTGGCGGTCCGGCTTCCTGCCCACCCCGTGGCGCAGGATCTCATCCGCCGCACGGGCCTTCCCGTAGCGGCCCCCAGCGCGAACCCCTTCGGTTACCTGAGCCCCACCCGGGCAGAGCATGTGAAGGAACAGCTGGGAAATAAGGTAGACTTTATCATCGATGGAGGCCGTTCTGATGTTGGGGTAGAGTCCACGGTCCTTGATTTAAGCAGTGAAGAGGTTACCATTCTGAGACCCGGCGGCCTGGCCCGGGAACGAATTGAATCCCTCATCGGACCGGTTCATCAAATTGATAGAACTACCAAGCACCCTACCGCTCCAGGGCAGTTGCCGAGCCACTATGCACCTCGGGCGGCCCTGAGCCTGTATCCCGCCGGGGGCATACCCCTGCAGTTTCCCGCCCAGGGTGAGCGGACAGCCTGCCTCTTTTTTAGCGATGCAAGCCGGGCCCAGTGGCTTGCGTCCTTTCAGAGCGCCAATCCCGGTATGGAAGCTCCCCTTTGTCAGGTCTTAAGCCATTCCGGATCGCTTATCGAGGCGGCGGCCAATTTGTTTGATTTATTGCACCAGCTCGACGCCCTCGCGGTAGACCGCATACTGGCGGAGCGGGTTCCCGACCGGGACCTGGGGCCCGCCATCAATGACCGGCTCTACAAAGCCCGGGGTGAGGCCAAGGGCAATCACTGA
- a CDS encoding GNAT family N-acetyltransferase has protein sequence MTSLYIKPFNRELEDRIRRNPSLNIDSFIIPTPYAVDERLEKDYQYSFVWEEEREILGFIEVWSDPEKKRLHIYKQVTSPFGRSKGIGSAFLAHLASIAPAGALIDLYIWERQAEILMFYKRRGFAEKERLNWRALNFVRLEGEARTIRETIPKIGISSGAADELGKIRHDAKKAIRLIADMAGALTAENCSRIIEDINRETTALINTLNLFRDSVQRFRTINLKELIIDRVIPMVEHSPVQCELVLRFSPNVGEARAHYLEAARAIVNLVSNALDAIKAAERPGVLSISLEEITPWILLTVEDNGIGIEQSKLQPGQDGRPQFVGITTKANMGEGQGTRQIYAAFGTENISVHSEAGKGTRWVIRLPKAEQREESELQALETRLAEFKALSAADAPKVSADKAEIAAYIWRCKKLEILIWDLILQFARKNNVRDIYRSFLSCRYASVSLAGFRDDLENYKTDTAELRLWLLEAVRILKREDTILQTLNKNGEWQGIMFKAYGQAAERTVIFTIDPATGNFGATDRKLAEHADFVPFLGGNRDRCLRGEFFGDVQNPANPIQLGVWELGSPEDCRKKAGLIRSGADRLINMGIPETKKLLFYETTWRRGKLDLDTGRPRTLGAVARMADEELGDLLVAVDEEFSDYISTD, from the coding sequence ATGACGAGCCTGTACATTAAACCTTTTAACCGGGAGCTGGAGGACCGGATCCGGCGGAACCCCAGTTTGAACATCGACAGCTTCATCATCCCCACACCCTATGCGGTGGATGAACGGCTCGAGAAGGATTACCAGTATTCCTTTGTGTGGGAAGAAGAGCGGGAAATCCTGGGCTTTATCGAAGTCTGGTCTGACCCGGAGAAGAAGCGGCTCCATATTTATAAACAGGTAACGAGCCCCTTTGGGCGAAGCAAGGGCATAGGCTCGGCCTTTTTAGCCCATCTTGCGTCGATTGCCCCCGCGGGGGCCCTGATAGACCTGTATATATGGGAACGGCAGGCAGAAATATTGATGTTTTACAAGCGCCGTGGTTTTGCCGAAAAGGAACGGCTTAATTGGCGGGCCCTTAATTTTGTGCGACTAGAGGGTGAAGCCCGGACCATTCGGGAAACTATCCCCAAAATTGGGATTAGCTCCGGTGCAGCCGATGAATTAGGGAAAATCCGGCACGATGCAAAAAAAGCAATCCGGCTCATCGCCGACATGGCAGGGGCCCTCACCGCCGAAAATTGCTCCCGTATTATAGAGGACATTAACCGGGAGACGACGGCCCTCATCAACACCCTGAACCTCTTCCGCGATTCGGTACAGCGATTCAGAACCATAAACCTCAAGGAATTGATTATCGATCGGGTCATTCCCATGGTGGAACATTCACCGGTACAATGCGAACTGGTTCTGCGATTTTCGCCCAATGTGGGGGAAGCCAGGGCTCACTACCTCGAAGCGGCTCGGGCAATCGTAAACCTGGTGTCCAATGCCCTGGATGCGATTAAGGCGGCGGAACGGCCGGGAGTACTCTCTATTTCTTTGGAAGAAATTACCCCCTGGATACTCCTTACGGTGGAAGACAACGGCATCGGTATTGAACAGAGTAAGCTCCAGCCAGGACAGGACGGGAGGCCCCAGTTTGTCGGCATCACGACCAAGGCAAACATGGGAGAAGGCCAGGGAACACGACAGATATATGCCGCCTTTGGAACCGAAAACATTTCTGTCCACAGTGAAGCGGGAAAGGGCACCCGCTGGGTTATCCGGCTTCCCAAGGCGGAACAGCGGGAAGAAAGCGAACTTCAGGCACTGGAGACCCGGCTTGCGGAATTTAAGGCCCTGAGCGCCGCCGATGCGCCAAAAGTTTCGGCAGACAAGGCAGAAATAGCCGCCTATATATGGAGATGTAAAAAACTGGAAATCCTTATCTGGGATTTAATTTTACAGTTTGCCCGGAAAAATAATGTTCGGGATATCTACCGGTCTTTCCTGTCTTGCCGGTATGCAAGTGTTTCCCTGGCAGGTTTCCGGGATGACCTGGAAAACTATAAAACCGATACGGCAGAACTCAGGCTCTGGCTTCTTGAGGCAGTCCGGATTCTAAAACGAGAAGATACTATTTTGCAGACCCTGAATAAAAACGGCGAATGGCAGGGCATCATGTTTAAGGCCTACGGGCAGGCGGCAGAACGGACGGTGATTTTTACCATAGACCCTGCTACCGGGAATTTTGGGGCCACAGACCGGAAACTCGCTGAACATGCGGACTTTGTTCCCTTCCTCGGGGGGAATCGCGACCGGTGCCTGCGGGGCGAGTTTTTCGGGGATGTGCAAAATCCGGCCAATCCTATCCAGCTTGGGGTGTGGGAACTGGGAAGCCCCGAGGACTGCCGCAAAAAGGCAGGCCTCATCCGCTCCGGGGCGGACCGGCTCATCAATATGGGAATTCCGGAAACTAAAAAACTGCTCTTTTATGAAACCACCTGGCGCAGGGGGAAACTAGACCTGGATACAGGCAGACCCCGGACCCTGGGAGCGGTAGCCCGCATGGCCGACGAAGAGCTTGGGGACCTATTGGTCGCGGTGGATGAGGAATTTTCCGATTATATCAGCACCGATTAA
- the corA gene encoding magnesium/cobalt transporter CorA, with the protein MTVNRPDLGLPPGSLVYVGDRKPTETSLSIIGYDPIGSWTRTADTVEELLSYRNDAGITWINVNGLDDLESISKLAQTYGLNSLSIEDILNTEHRPKVEEFEDHLFIIAKAITWNNEKGPEYEQISIILTNNTVITFQEHPGDCFDAIRKRIEVNAGRIRKMGSDYLAYALLDSLVDEYFKTLDKLGQKLEEFENQAVDETGRHFLKQLQNVKQQVLSLRRIIWPQRESISSLARLDTDLISEELQPFLKDLYDNILQCAETIESYRELIISIMEVNLSSVSNRMNEVMKVLTIISTIFIPLTFVVGVYGMNFKYMPELEHPLGYPITWGVMVLIALGMVAFFKRRHWL; encoded by the coding sequence ATGACTGTAAACCGACCAGATTTGGGGTTGCCGCCGGGGAGTCTTGTCTATGTGGGAGATCGAAAACCAACTGAGACGAGCCTTTCCATCATCGGTTATGATCCTATTGGCTCATGGACGCGGACCGCTGACACGGTGGAAGAATTGCTGTCCTACCGGAATGATGCGGGCATCACCTGGATAAATGTTAATGGGCTCGATGACCTGGAGTCCATCTCAAAATTAGCTCAAACCTATGGACTCAACAGCCTTTCTATAGAGGATATTCTTAATACAGAACACCGGCCCAAGGTAGAAGAATTCGAAGATCATCTTTTTATAATCGCCAAGGCAATTACCTGGAATAATGAAAAGGGTCCTGAGTATGAACAAATTTCCATCATCTTAACCAATAATACGGTTATCACCTTTCAGGAACATCCGGGGGACTGTTTTGATGCAATTCGGAAACGTATTGAGGTGAACGCCGGCCGGATCCGTAAAATGGGCAGCGATTATCTGGCTTACGCCCTGCTCGATTCACTGGTAGATGAATATTTTAAAACCCTCGATAAACTCGGTCAAAAGCTCGAGGAATTTGAAAACCAGGCGGTAGATGAAACGGGCCGACATTTTCTGAAACAACTGCAAAATGTAAAACAACAGGTCCTATCCCTGCGGCGTATCATCTGGCCCCAGCGGGAAAGTATTTCCTCCCTGGCTCGACTCGACACGGACCTGATTTCTGAGGAACTGCAGCCTTTTCTGAAGGATCTCTATGATAATATACTCCAATGCGCGGAAACTATAGAAAGCTACCGTGAACTCATTATCAGTATTATGGAAGTAAACCTTTCATCGGTATCAAACCGGATGAATGAGGTGATGAAGGTGCTGACCATCATATCAACCATATTCATCCCCCTCACCTTTGTGGTCGGTGTGTATGGCATGAACTTTAAGTATATGCCCGAGCTTGAGCATCCCCTGGGCTACCCAATTACCTGGGGTGTCATGGTACTCATTGCCCTGGGCATGGTTGCCTTCTTTAAACGCCGCCATTGGTTGTGA
- a CDS encoding sugar diacid recognition domain-containing protein: protein MKSVYTIKPELARKIVSDIKTVSGTDANVIIEGGVIIASYDPARIGTIHEGGRRIMNGEVDEIAITPEMAATMQGTRPGYNGVIKIDGKRIAVIGIAGDPQIVKPLQKMAEIAVKEEIQREIETERERQIVLDMENQIVDIAERMKVLSLNGSIQAAKLGDKGRSFKIVVAEMRKLAEQINDIIKEIDRNRAQQKQ from the coding sequence TTGAAGAGTGTTTATACCATTAAACCAGAGCTTGCCCGCAAAATTGTTTCAGATATAAAGACTGTCTCAGGAACCGATGCAAACGTTATTATCGAAGGGGGCGTCATTATTGCATCCTATGATCCTGCCCGTATTGGAACCATCCATGAAGGTGGCCGGCGAATCATGAACGGCGAAGTAGATGAGATTGCTATTACCCCCGAAATGGCAGCCACCATGCAGGGCACCCGACCGGGATACAACGGGGTTATTAAAATCGACGGGAAGCGGATAGCCGTAATTGGTATTGCTGGGGACCCCCAAATCGTTAAACCCCTTCAGAAAATGGCAGAAATTGCGGTAAAAGAAGAAATTCAACGGGAAATCGAAACAGAACGGGAACGTCAAATTGTCCTGGATATGGAAAATCAGATTGTCGATATTGCAGAACGAATGAAGGTTCTCTCCTTGAACGGTTCCATCCAGGCTGCAAAACTCGGCGATAAGGGCCGCTCCTTTAAAATTGTTGTAGCCGAAATGCGCAAGCTTGCAGAACAGATCAACGACATAATTAAAGAAATTGATCGCAACCGGGCCCAGCAGAAACAATAG